A single window of Chloracidobacterium sp. DNA harbors:
- a CDS encoding tetratricopeptide repeat protein, which produces MGKVFQLTILIVTISAYGYNSTAQDLGSSNKLFGGKASEKPVTTKKSSVKPKVSSKKASKKASKSANAVNRTAVPAVRTGKDVPQTKSSTVGVSPKTTIDPSNENVFTALIADGDRAHNDRDYARAEAAFRRAIATRPGDYRGHYGLGTIYADQLRWGAAETAFRTALQIDPKIAITNIALSYVLTQPVSAPDILSRYEEAEKFARAALVIQPRNAVALNMLGVARELRGLVDLETERSFRQAIETSPEFAPAYADLGRLLRRQGRVNDSASAFDTAVRKAGDPASMVSVAQTLQSVQRFSDSIALLKKALALEPKNPAALLFLGRALMTTGAFADAEVILKKATEVTVGGVSGLSELSELYIRVHKLEKAEASLLNAGRYAEGFDRFGLARLFEALGDEYLKNGSRVPAVRVYQKAKELNPDLTTISAKIERAKSKN; this is translated from the coding sequence ATGGGAAAGGTATTTCAGCTAACAATTTTAATCGTCACGATCTCCGCTTACGGATATAATTCCACGGCTCAGGACTTGGGCAGCAGTAACAAACTCTTTGGCGGCAAGGCTTCAGAAAAGCCTGTAACTACTAAGAAATCATCGGTCAAACCAAAAGTTAGTTCAAAGAAAGCTTCCAAGAAAGCCTCTAAGTCAGCCAACGCCGTGAATCGAACGGCAGTTCCCGCAGTTCGTACGGGAAAGGACGTGCCTCAGACCAAGTCTTCGACGGTCGGGGTATCGCCGAAAACCACGATCGACCCATCTAACGAAAATGTTTTTACCGCTCTGATCGCGGATGGCGATCGGGCACACAATGATCGGGACTATGCCCGGGCGGAGGCGGCCTTTCGGCGAGCTATAGCGACACGACCGGGCGACTATCGCGGCCATTACGGGCTAGGCACTATTTACGCAGATCAATTGAGATGGGGTGCAGCCGAAACGGCATTTCGAACGGCTCTCCAGATCGACCCTAAAATCGCGATCACCAACATTGCTCTAAGCTATGTGCTGACCCAACCCGTGTCTGCTCCGGATATTTTGAGTCGTTACGAAGAAGCTGAGAAATTTGCACGAGCGGCTTTGGTGATCCAACCGCGTAATGCGGTCGCCCTCAATATGTTGGGGGTCGCTCGTGAACTTCGCGGATTGGTGGATTTGGAGACTGAACGATCTTTCCGTCAAGCGATCGAGACATCCCCCGAATTCGCACCGGCCTATGCAGATCTTGGCCGTCTGCTCCGCCGTCAGGGTAGGGTAAATGATTCAGCGTCTGCTTTTGATACGGCTGTGAGGAAGGCCGGTGATCCGGCGTCGATGGTGTCAGTTGCACAGACGCTGCAGTCCGTCCAGCGTTTTTCGGATTCGATCGCTTTGCTGAAGAAGGCTCTGGCTCTAGAGCCAAAGAATCCTGCGGCATTGCTTTTTCTCGGGCGGGCTCTAATGACCACAGGAGCATTTGCCGATGCGGAGGTCATTTTGAAAAAGGCCACTGAAGTAACTGTTGGCGGCGTAAGCGGACTGAGCGAGCTTAGCGAACTTTATATTCGAGTCCACAAGTTGGAAAAGGCCGAAGCGTCTTTGTTGAATGCGGGCCGATATGCCGAAGGTTTCGATAGATTCGGCCTCGCAAGGCTTTTTGAGGCACTCGGCGACGAGTATCTGAAGAACGGCAGTCGCGTGCCGGCAGTGCGGGTATATCAAAAAGCAAAGGAGCTCAATCCGGACCTGACCACTATTTCAGCCAAGATCGAGCGAGCCAAGAGTAAGAACTAA
- a CDS encoding SUMF1/EgtB/PvdO family nonheme iron enzyme codes for MKECQLCKHCFSDEVVTCPKDGMPTVHTIAGEPVLEGKYHLELRLGQGGMGVVYKARHAYLKTLLAIKIILPDLVGNDPELVTRFRQEALAAAAIRHTNVVAVTDYGVVNGSLPFLVMEYVEGESLHDLLAREKILEPERALDLMMPICAGVGAAHHQGIVHRDLKPLNVMICSDKPSLSQAVKILDFGLAKIKSGELLGSFIQAQTTGLMGSPYYMAPEQWADEDPDSRADIYSLGVMLYQMLAGDVPFKGSSIPAIMKKHISDPPPHFADLGISVSPELERVVFHTLEKDPAKRTESVEALVEELRGAVYPDQASIHSTASQTLPVSSLRIRTKPAISKVFVDNISVGQTTDSGLLLLDGIQSGNHLLRVSKDGFQDWVGDVVCDGKPVEIVAELRGNMPDPFAIPRPTDTVLPVSTANTEADTIHYRPSTPAVSVMQSTMVQEHHNTAPIIEGSKAIAPKKSLFSPIILGIAGILSLIVIGLAGLGVAYYLGVFSGSGRVVSNTKTNTPSPVPGNSPVAVPKVEMALIPGGTFKMGRNDGRNEERPEHPVTVKDFWMDKTEVSNNEYFAFVSTTGYRPTPADWVNDKPIAGQETWPVRFVNIADVKAFAAWRSKNDGNTYRLPTEAEWEFAARNGPKDDIYPWGEVFKPECAVLDQPNTEPKPVGSRSCPNDWGVVDLIGNVFEWTGTPVSLYPGSKGEIKETAEPRNMIRGGAGLNKSSGEFGITSTFRADVDVSKRDKELGFRLVRVE; via the coding sequence ATGAAAGAGTGTCAACTCTGTAAACATTGCTTTTCCGACGAAGTGGTCACCTGTCCTAAGGACGGTATGCCGACTGTGCATACGATCGCGGGCGAACCTGTGCTCGAGGGCAAGTATCACCTTGAACTCCGGCTAGGCCAGGGAGGAATGGGCGTTGTTTATAAGGCCCGGCACGCATACCTGAAGACGCTTCTCGCGATCAAGATCATTTTGCCGGACCTCGTCGGTAACGACCCGGAACTCGTCACACGCTTTCGACAAGAGGCGCTTGCGGCAGCGGCGATCCGACACACAAACGTCGTGGCGGTTACCGATTACGGCGTGGTCAATGGATCGTTGCCGTTTCTGGTAATGGAGTACGTCGAGGGTGAATCGCTGCACGACCTCCTCGCCCGAGAAAAGATACTGGAACCGGAACGAGCTCTCGATCTGATGATGCCGATCTGTGCGGGCGTCGGTGCGGCCCATCATCAGGGAATCGTCCATCGTGATCTCAAGCCTCTCAACGTGATGATCTGCAGCGACAAGCCGAGTCTCTCGCAGGCGGTCAAGATACTTGATTTTGGCTTGGCAAAAATAAAATCAGGCGAATTGTTAGGTTCATTTATCCAAGCGCAGACGACAGGTCTGATGGGTTCGCCATATTATATGGCCCCGGAACAATGGGCAGATGAAGACCCGGACTCACGGGCCGATATTTACAGCCTCGGAGTAATGCTCTATCAGATGCTCGCAGGTGATGTGCCGTTTAAGGGCTCGTCGATCCCTGCGATAATGAAAAAGCACATAAGTGACCCACCACCTCATTTTGCCGATCTTGGAATTTCCGTTTCGCCCGAGCTCGAGCGAGTCGTTTTTCATACTCTTGAAAAAGATCCGGCGAAACGAACGGAGTCAGTCGAAGCTCTGGTCGAGGAGTTGCGTGGTGCCGTGTATCCCGACCAGGCGTCGATCCATTCCACCGCCTCGCAGACTCTGCCGGTTTCCTCATTGCGGATCCGAACAAAACCGGCGATCTCAAAAGTTTTTGTCGACAACATTTCCGTTGGTCAGACCACTGATAGCGGATTGCTGCTGCTTGATGGCATCCAGAGCGGTAATCACCTACTCCGAGTCAGCAAGGACGGTTTTCAGGATTGGGTGGGCGATGTCGTGTGCGACGGTAAGCCGGTGGAGATCGTTGCGGAACTGCGAGGCAATATGCCCGACCCGTTTGCGATACCTCGACCGACGGATACGGTGCTGCCTGTGTCAACGGCCAACACTGAGGCAGATACGATCCATTACCGGCCCTCGACTCCAGCCGTTTCGGTGATGCAATCGACGATGGTGCAAGAACATCACAACACAGCGCCGATCATCGAGGGATCTAAAGCTATTGCCCCCAAAAAATCACTCTTCTCGCCGATTATTTTGGGAATTGCGGGAATATTAAGTCTGATTGTAATCGGACTTGCAGGATTGGGCGTTGCATATTATCTAGGCGTTTTCAGCGGCTCGGGTAGGGTTGTTTCCAATACGAAGACCAATACTCCGTCTCCGGTTCCGGGAAACTCGCCGGTCGCGGTGCCAAAAGTTGAGATGGCGCTGATTCCGGGCGGAACCTTTAAGATGGGCCGAAACGATGGCCGTAACGAGGAAAGGCCTGAGCATCCGGTGACGGTGAAAGACTTCTGGATGGATAAGACGGAAGTCAGCAATAATGAGTATTTTGCGTTTGTTTCGACAACCGGTTATCGGCCGACACCGGCAGATTGGGTCAATGACAAACCGATCGCGGGTCAAGAGACGTGGCCGGTGCGGTTTGTAAATATCGCTGATGTTAAGGCATTTGCCGCTTGGCGATCAAAGAACGACGGGAATACCTACAGATTGCCGACTGAGGCTGAGTGGGAATTTGCGGCACGAAATGGTCCGAAGGACGATATCTATCCGTGGGGAGAGGTTTTCAAGCCGGAATGTGCCGTTCTCGATCAGCCCAATACCGAACCAAAACCGGTGGGCTCACGATCCTGCCCAAACGATTGGGGCGTGGTGGATCTGATCGGAAACGTATTTGAATGGACCGGGACGCCGGTCAGTTTGTATCCCGGCAGCAAGGGCGAGATAAAGGAAACGGCAGAACCGCGAAATATGATTCGCGGCGGAGCGGGACTTAATAAATCGTCCGGTGAATTTGGCATCACGTCGACATTCCGTGCAGACGTTGATGTGAGCAAACGCGATAAGGAACTTGGATTTCGCCTCGTACGAGTTGAGTGA
- a CDS encoding leucine--tRNA ligase — translation MDEKYFAKKIEQKWQRKWAGDHTFRAELNSDRPKFYALEMLPYPSGNLHMGHVRNYSAGDALAWYKRLRGFNVMHPIGWDSFGQPAEDAAVKRGVNPRDWTEDNIEVMRGQLERLGLSYDWERQMYAHRPEYYKFDQWFFLKMYEKGLAYKRLTQVNWCETDQATLSNEQASGGLCWRCGNQVTKKDLEQWFLKTTAYTDQLLDDMAEIEAGWPQHVLKRQRDWIGRSEGAFVEFKVRVATGALNRVPIGAPGSIRVFTTRIDTIYGVNAVVVAAEHPIIEAHRATFVTSVRTEIDRIVAANLKPKDREVEIEKDGIDTGLKVLNPFSGEALPVWVGNYVMMEYGTGAVMSVPAHDERDFDFAKKFGLPIRQVISEPNMAHEHHTMQALALERPLTEYGVLVHSDYWNGKSSEEAMKGMTAWAVKQGFGEPATTYRLRDWGISRQRFWGSPIPIIYCDACGVVAEKYENLPVRLPESAPITGTGESPLAKVPEFYETNCPKCNGPAVRETDTMDTFVDSSWYFFRYTDPTNDSMPFDPGAAAYWTPVDQYIGGDDHAVMHLIYARFWSKVMRDLGLVKFNEPFKRLLTQGMVVGETFFDDQTGKRIYHPPTKVAVSRDVKGKITGAVSADGEPLKYAIERMSKSKGNGVDPDEMVEIYGADASRLFVMFAAPIDNELVWNESGIEGAVRFIQRVWRSVYRWRDAIGETADPNGSSTAAKKLRQKTHQTVKRVSDSFESLQFNTPVAALMELSNAIGDIGVEPAAASKDERFAVREALSALVLMLTPFAPHTSEELYSVIVGNEDGILNNGARFPDYQPELAKADEIEIPVQVNGKLRSRVMASPATANEELERMALADEKVREFTDGKDVVKVIVVPNRLVNIVVKG, via the coding sequence ATGGACGAAAAATATTTCGCGAAAAAGATCGAGCAAAAATGGCAGCGTAAATGGGCCGGCGACCATACGTTTCGAGCCGAACTTAACAGCGATCGACCCAAATTCTACGCTCTCGAAATGCTTCCTTATCCGTCAGGAAACCTGCATATGGGCCACGTCCGCAATTACTCGGCGGGCGATGCACTTGCGTGGTACAAGCGACTTCGCGGGTTTAACGTGATGCACCCGATCGGATGGGATTCATTTGGCCAACCGGCGGAGGATGCAGCAGTTAAGCGTGGTGTTAACCCGAGGGACTGGACCGAAGACAACATTGAAGTAATGCGGGGCCAACTTGAGCGCCTTGGCCTTAGTTACGATTGGGAACGGCAGATGTACGCCCACCGGCCTGAATACTACAAGTTTGACCAGTGGTTCTTTCTCAAAATGTACGAAAAAGGCCTGGCTTACAAACGTCTTACGCAGGTGAATTGGTGCGAGACCGATCAGGCGACACTCTCTAATGAGCAGGCGAGCGGCGGATTGTGTTGGCGATGCGGCAACCAGGTCACCAAAAAGGATCTCGAACAGTGGTTCCTTAAGACCACGGCATATACTGACCAACTTCTGGATGATATGGCTGAGATCGAAGCGGGATGGCCCCAGCACGTTCTCAAGCGTCAGCGGGACTGGATCGGTCGATCAGAGGGAGCGTTTGTCGAGTTTAAGGTGCGGGTCGCGACGGGAGCCTTAAATCGTGTTCCAATTGGTGCGCCGGGATCGATCCGCGTGTTTACTACGCGTATCGACACGATCTACGGAGTAAATGCCGTGGTGGTGGCCGCCGAGCATCCGATAATCGAGGCTCACCGGGCCACATTTGTGACAAGCGTGCGCACCGAGATCGATCGGATCGTCGCCGCAAATCTCAAACCAAAAGATCGCGAGGTCGAGATTGAAAAAGATGGAATCGATACGGGCCTAAAGGTTCTCAATCCTTTCAGCGGCGAGGCCTTGCCGGTCTGGGTAGGGAATTACGTGATGATGGAGTACGGCACGGGTGCTGTGATGAGCGTGCCGGCCCACGATGAGCGCGATTTTGATTTTGCCAAAAAATTCGGGCTACCGATACGCCAGGTGATCTCCGAGCCAAATATGGCTCACGAGCACCATACAATGCAGGCTCTGGCACTCGAGCGTCCGCTCACGGAATACGGCGTATTGGTTCATTCCGATTATTGGAACGGCAAATCAAGCGAGGAGGCGATGAAGGGTATGACTGCGTGGGCTGTCAAACAGGGGTTTGGTGAGCCGGCGACGACATATCGTTTGCGTGATTGGGGAATCTCACGGCAACGCTTCTGGGGCTCGCCGATCCCGATAATATACTGCGATGCTTGCGGCGTGGTGGCTGAAAAATATGAAAATCTGCCGGTTCGATTGCCGGAGAGTGCGCCGATCACCGGTACGGGTGAATCGCCGTTGGCAAAGGTGCCGGAGTTTTATGAAACGAATTGTCCAAAGTGCAATGGTCCGGCAGTACGCGAAACGGACACGATGGATACGTTTGTAGATTCGTCCTGGTATTTTTTCAGATACACGGACCCGACGAACGACTCAATGCCATTTGACCCTGGGGCGGCGGCGTATTGGACACCGGTCGATCAATATATCGGCGGAGATGACCACGCAGTTATGCATTTGATCTATGCAAGATTTTGGTCAAAAGTGATGCGTGATCTGGGCCTCGTGAAGTTCAACGAACCCTTCAAGCGGCTTTTGACGCAAGGGATGGTCGTAGGCGAAACATTCTTTGACGACCAAACAGGTAAACGGATATATCATCCGCCGACGAAAGTAGCCGTCAGTCGCGATGTGAAAGGGAAAATTACCGGAGCAGTATCGGCAGATGGCGAGCCGCTGAAATACGCTATCGAGCGGATGTCCAAATCGAAGGGCAACGGTGTCGATCCCGACGAAATGGTCGAAATATACGGTGCGGACGCCTCGAGGCTGTTTGTAATGTTTGCCGCTCCGATCGACAATGAACTCGTCTGGAATGAATCGGGCATCGAAGGTGCCGTCAGGTTTATACAACGAGTATGGCGCTCGGTTTACAGGTGGCGAGACGCGATCGGCGAAACGGCCGATCCGAACGGATCATCCACTGCCGCCAAAAAACTACGGCAGAAGACTCATCAGACGGTAAAACGAGTTTCTGATAGTTTTGAGAGTCTTCAATTCAATACGCCTGTCGCTGCGTTAATGGAACTCTCGAACGCGATCGGAGATATCGGTGTTGAACCGGCGGCCGCATCCAAAGATGAACGGTTTGCGGTACGCGAGGCTCTATCGGCACTGGTGCTGATGCTGACGCCATTTGCTCCGCACACATCAGAAGAGCTTTATTCAGTAATTGTCGGCAATGAAGACGGAATTTTGAACAACGGGGCTCGTTTTCCTGATTATCAGCCCGAATTGGCAAAGGCGGATGAGATCGAAATACCCGTTCAGGTCAATGGTAAATTACGTTCACGAGTGATGGCTTCGCCGGCGACGGCGAACGAAGAACTCGAGCGGATGGCGTTAGCTGATGAGAAAGTTCGCGAGTTTACGGACGGCAAGGACGTCGTAAAAGTGATCGTTGTCCCTAACCGTCTGGTAAATATTGTCGTAAAAGGATAG
- a CDS encoding HEAT repeat domain-containing protein, with amino-acid sequence MGIDRATINAASSVITISRSTKSIRPASCAVRFRLFIIFLFIIIPYPIYSQSIEQLSDQIATGSSEQKRNGLAQLRNIQSAPASRVAAQALKDPDELVRSTAIGAVIYLPISEATTMIVPLLSDKAEFVRREAAYALGELSSVDAVDPLSLLVRKDRAPIVRAAAAAALGRIGSESGLETLMAVMQRRPSPKDAFLRRAAARSLGQIAERSRFGIVLDNLTTNTPADFLPEKYKQIVATPDTPKASPIYRGVLDILLKASANGKETDDTRREIAFALGSIGDAAAIPFLRSNIGSTDIYLGEICREALLKIAPQK; translated from the coding sequence ATGGGAATTGATCGGGCAACGATCAATGCGGCAAGTAGTGTGATCACCATAAGCCGATCAACAAAGTCGATCAGACCGGCGTCCTGCGCCGTTCGCTTTCGCCTGTTTATCATCTTTTTATTCATAATAATTCCTTACCCGATATACTCCCAGAGCATTGAACAACTGTCGGACCAGATCGCTACAGGCAGTTCCGAGCAGAAACGGAACGGCTTGGCTCAGTTGCGGAATATACAGTCGGCACCGGCATCGCGGGTCGCTGCTCAGGCATTGAAGGATCCCGACGAATTAGTTAGATCAACCGCGATCGGTGCGGTTATTTATCTTCCGATCTCAGAAGCGACCACGATGATCGTCCCGCTTTTATCGGACAAAGCGGAGTTTGTACGCCGCGAGGCCGCCTATGCTCTGGGCGAGTTAAGCTCAGTTGATGCCGTCGATCCGCTGAGTTTGCTTGTCCGAAAAGATAGAGCACCGATCGTCCGCGCCGCTGCGGCCGCGGCACTGGGCAGGATCGGCAGCGAATCAGGTTTAGAAACATTGATGGCGGTAATGCAACGCCGGCCTAGCCCAAAGGACGCATTTCTTCGACGCGCCGCCGCTCGCTCGCTCGGGCAAATTGCAGAAAGATCGCGCTTCGGAATTGTTTTGGACAATCTTACGACAAATACCCCCGCCGACTTTCTTCCGGAGAAATACAAGCAAATTGTGGCAACGCCGGACACGCCCAAAGCGTCTCCTATATACCGCGGAGTTCTTGATATTCTGCTGAAAGCTTCGGCGAACGGTAAGGAAACAGACGACACGCGACGTGAAATTGCATTTGCGTTGGGCTCGATCGGAGATGCGGCAGCGATCCCGTTTCTTAGGTCAAATATAGGCAGCACTGACATCTACCTAGGCGAGATATGCCGCGAAGCCTTGCTCAAGATCGCTCCGCAAAAGTAG
- a CDS encoding ergothioneine biosynthesis protein EgtB has protein sequence MQASVSNRVVNSDLRARYIEVRTRTEELCEPLETEDYIPQPIVDVSPAKWNIAHTTWFFEEMILRKFVDNYRPFDNHFGFLFNSYYNTVGERTARDHRGALSRPTVARVFAYRRDVDEAMAKLLSGDVSNELQQLVTLGLNHEQQHQELLLTDLKYTFSVNPIMPAYRDGMAIEDEIESGSDTFIELNSGIYEIGYAGDGFAFDNELSRHKVFLNDYSISDRLVTNAEFVEFIEAGAYGDHRLWHAEGWDWVVKNSITAPLYWYQRADGWHHFTLGGSRPIALDAPVCHISFYEASAFAEWKGCRLPTEFEWEAASDRFVWGKRWEWTNSAYLPYPGYSKATGAVGEYNGKFMINQMVLRGASIVTPEGHSRNSYRNFFHPHLRWQFSGIRLAK, from the coding sequence ATGCAAGCGAGCGTCAGTAACAGGGTTGTTAACAGCGATCTACGGGCTAGGTACATCGAGGTTCGAACCCGAACCGAAGAACTATGTGAGCCGCTCGAGACCGAAGATTACATTCCGCAACCGATCGTCGACGTGTCACCGGCCAAGTGGAATATTGCCCATACTACTTGGTTTTTTGAGGAAATGATCCTCCGGAAATTTGTTGATAATTATCGGCCTTTTGATAATCACTTCGGATTTCTGTTTAACAGTTATTACAACACGGTCGGCGAACGCACCGCTCGCGACCATCGCGGAGCACTTAGCCGTCCGACTGTTGCTCGAGTATTCGCATATCGTCGCGATGTAGACGAGGCAATGGCAAAGTTGCTATCGGGTGATGTTAGCAACGAACTGCAACAACTGGTCACACTCGGCCTGAATCACGAGCAGCAGCATCAAGAACTGCTCCTGACTGATCTGAAATACACCTTCAGCGTCAATCCAATTATGCCGGCCTACCGCGACGGAATGGCTATTGAGGACGAAATTGAATCCGGTTCAGATACTTTCATCGAACTTAATAGTGGTATCTACGAGATCGGCTACGCCGGAGACGGATTCGCTTTTGACAACGAATTATCGCGGCACAAGGTGTTTCTAAATGATTACTCGATATCCGATCGGCTTGTAACAAATGCGGAGTTTGTTGAGTTTATAGAAGCCGGTGCGTACGGTGACCATCGATTATGGCACGCGGAGGGTTGGGATTGGGTCGTCAAGAACTCCATCACAGCTCCGCTATATTGGTATCAGCGGGCGGACGGTTGGCATCATTTCACCTTGGGAGGCTCAAGGCCAATAGCACTTGACGCTCCCGTTTGCCACATTTCGTTCTACGAAGCATCGGCATTTGCCGAATGGAAGGGCTGCCGTTTGCCGACCGAGTTTGAGTGGGAGGCCGCAAGCGACAGATTCGTGTGGGGAAAGCGTTGGGAATGGACAAACTCCGCCTACTTGCCCTATCCCGGTTATTCGAAAGCAACGGGAGCAGTGGGTGAGTACAATGGTAAATTTATGATCAACCAAATGGTTTTGCGTGGTGCGTCGATCGTCACCCCCGAAGGTCATAGCCGAAATAGCTACCGCAACTTTTTCCATCCGCATCTGCGATGGCAGTTTAGCGGTATTCGTCTGGCAAAATAA
- the egtD gene encoding L-histidine N(alpha)-methyltransferase has protein sequence MRSSPTPELSNFAADVLAGLSSSPKSLTSKYFYDDRGSLLFQEIMKLPEYYLTNCEIEIFTDQSNGIYDEFVDGGYPIDLIELGAGDGTKTEILIESFLQKKQDITYSPIDISREAIGAITTRFRSRFPQLAMHPRVGDYFSILESLRDSGGRRKVVLFLGSNIGNFSRDESIRFFRDLNRVLNRNDLLFIGFDLQKDPNVIVSAYDDSAGITAEFNLNLLDRINRELGGKFDTDKFAHYANYHPIEGSARSYLISLEKQTVEIAALGRAFEFEQWEAVFMEISQKYNLRMIDDLATESGFAVKRNFFDSRNYYCDSLWQMR, from the coding sequence ATGCGATCCTCACCAACACCTGAATTATCGAACTTCGCCGCCGACGTGCTCGCCGGCCTTTCTTCGTCACCAAAATCGCTTACGTCAAAATACTTTTACGACGACCGGGGCTCATTGCTTTTTCAGGAGATAATGAAGCTGCCTGAGTATTATCTGACAAATTGTGAGATCGAGATCTTTACCGACCAGTCGAACGGCATTTACGATGAGTTTGTGGATGGCGGCTACCCGATTGATCTGATCGAGCTTGGTGCCGGTGATGGAACAAAAACCGAGATATTGATCGAGAGCTTCCTTCAAAAAAAGCAAGATATCACATACTCACCGATCGACATTTCGCGAGAAGCGATCGGGGCGATAACGACTAGGTTCCGTTCGCGGTTCCCGCAACTGGCAATGCATCCCCGCGTCGGTGATTACTTTTCGATCCTTGAGTCACTTCGCGACAGTGGCGGGCGGCGAAAAGTCGTGCTTTTTCTGGGATCTAACATCGGCAACTTCAGCCGTGACGAGTCGATCAGATTTTTCCGCGATCTTAATCGTGTATTGAATCGCAACGACCTTTTATTCATCGGATTTGACCTTCAGAAAGATCCGAATGTTATCGTGAGTGCCTACGATGACTCCGCGGGCATTACAGCGGAGTTCAACTTAAATCTGCTTGACCGCATCAATCGTGAGTTGGGCGGCAAATTTGATACTGATAAATTTGCTCACTACGCCAATTATCACCCGATAGAGGGTTCTGCTCGTTCGTACCTGATCAGCCTTGAAAAACAAACGGTCGAGATCGCAGCACTCGGCCGAGCTTTCGAGTTTGAACAGTGGGAAGCGGTCTTTATGGAGATCTCTCAGAAATACAATCTCCGAATGATAGACGATCTCGCAACCGAGAGCGGGTTTGCGGTCAAACGTAATTTCTTTGACAGCCGCAATTACTATTGCGACTCGCTTTGGCAAATGCGATGA
- a CDS encoding biotin--[acetyl-CoA-carboxylase] ligase has translation MNFTILRYESIGSTNSEAAEQAHRGADEGLCIIAERQTAGRGRHGRTWVSEAGSGLYFSVVLRPKLPPASIPLITLMTGVAVFDTLLEFGIKPDIKWVNDLLVNDLKISGILAETVETAIGLAVVVGIGINLTSRNFPDEIAGSATSVEEIAGKRILPDEMAEALTRYLRYFYDILASQSGPGEIISQWRRRSTYYSGKPVRVICSNETVEGETAGLEENGALRVKTSDGSVRIIQSGDVTRLRAADQRP, from the coding sequence ATGAACTTCACCATCCTCCGATATGAATCGATCGGGTCGACCAATTCCGAAGCCGCCGAGCAAGCCCATCGCGGGGCAGACGAGGGCTTGTGCATCATCGCCGAACGCCAGACGGCGGGCCGCGGGCGTCACGGCCGAACGTGGGTCTCCGAGGCCGGTTCCGGGCTATACTTCAGCGTCGTCCTGAGGCCGAAATTACCGCCCGCATCGATCCCGCTCATTACACTAATGACCGGCGTTGCGGTGTTCGACACATTGCTCGAATTCGGCATTAAGCCCGACATCAAATGGGTTAACGACCTACTCGTTAATGACTTAAAGATCAGCGGGATCTTAGCGGAAACCGTTGAAACGGCCATAGGCCTTGCGGTCGTGGTCGGGATCGGCATAAACCTCACTTCACGAAATTTCCCCGATGAGATCGCCGGATCAGCAACTTCAGTCGAGGAGATCGCCGGCAAGCGCATCCTGCCCGATGAGATGGCGGAGGCCCTAACCCGATATTTACGATATTTTTATGACATTTTAGCCTCACAAAGTGGTCCCGGCGAGATCATCTCTCAGTGGCGGCGGCGCTCGACATATTACTCCGGAAAACCCGTTCGCGTTATTTGCTCAAACGAAACTGTTGAGGGCGAGACTGCGGGACTCGAAGAAAACGGAGCACTCCGTGTGAAAACATCTGACGGCTCGGTTAGAATCATTCAGAGCGGTGACGTGACGCGGCTTCGGGCCGCTGATCAACGGCCCTGA